The genomic segment tcatttagttgttcaagcgtaaaacgagatgacagtagcaacaggctagcgcagaaattcaattgaatactggggtaaaaaaagtcatattttaaagacatggcagggggaaatggagtttaatgcagtgcttcttgtccgatctgagacccacttcatatcgtatatctaacaggcagtgaagatcactaagttttaaagaaatcagttcttaaacgtgacaattttgacAGTTCACCGGAAGACCTTGAGCTGCCTGGCTAAAAATGTAagtgtgtgcatatagcccattgaatctattattagaattttatatatatatatatatatatatatatatatatatatatatatatatatatatatatatatatatatatatatatatatatatatttgttttttcatatGGGATATATTGCATTTgataataaaacatcaaataatatatatatatatatatatatatatatatatatatatatatatatatatatatatataatttgatattttattattaaatgcaatatatcccatatgaaaaaaaaattctatagtAATTTCTAGCAAATATAGTTTGTGCACTAtattatagtaaagtacttgTGTTGTGATTCTATAGCTGATAATGTAACGCAACAACTACAGTATTTAATCTGTTGGGGTGATTCTTTAgatgctatggtaacacaactatggTTATATAAACAAATGcgggtgtcacggtggtgcagtggatagcacgatcacctcacagcaagaaggtcactggttcagcagggttagttggcatttgagtgaatgagtgtgtatggatgtttcccagaaatgggttgcaggtggaacggcatccgctgcgtaaaacatatgctggataagttgacggttcattcccctgtggcgatccctgattaataaagggactaagccaaaaagaaaatgaatgaataaatgaaattcaGTAATACTATAGTATGCTGGAGCGTTCACTAACAATGAGTAAGACGCTATTATGCATACagtataatacatttattatagtataattcaaaagcactacagtattATTTTTCATCTGGGATTACACATAGTTGTCTGAAGTGTCATGCATCAGTGGATGGACCAGGAATGCGTTGGGAGTCCAGTGTGTGTCCAGGCTTCGGCCGTAATGGGTGGAGAGTCTGAGAAAACTGgggagaataaaaacaaacctGTGTCCCAAACTCCTCCTCCTCTACAGATATATAACCCAGTGTGTCAAGCCAGAAATCTGCATTCCTCTAATTTGGTCATCTTTGGACAGACACCGcagctctgttaaaaaaaaacctgagcCATCCTCCGGTAACCCTCCAACTGAAGAGGGCAGAAAACAGCAGGGCGTTGAGGCTCGTTTTTAAGATGGGGAGTTATTAATACAAACCTTGTTTATGCTAAATTAACTATTGGGATAGCATGGCGCAGTCGGATTCAGAGTTCAGCATCCTCAAGGAATGGAGCGGACAAATTCAGCCGGCGCTCATTGCATCGTTCATCATCCTCTGCTGTCTGGaggcttgtttttgggttagaaATATCactcttaaaaaaaagagacttccGGGACCCTTTGCTTGGCCGCTTGTTGGAAACGCCATGCAGCTCGGACAAATGCCACACATCACCTTCTCAAAACTGGCAAAGAAGTACGGAAACGTCTACCAGATCAGACTGGGCAGCAGCGATATTGTGGTTCTGAATGGAGAGTCTGCCATACGCAGTGCATTGCTTCAACACAGCACTGAATTTGCAGGAAGACCCAACTTTGTGTCATTTCAATACGTTTCCGGCGGGACCAGCATGACGTTTGCCAGTTATAGCAAGCAATGGAAGATGCACCGAAAAATCGCTCAATCCACCATTCGCGCGTTCTcaagtgcaaacagccaaatgaAGAAATCCTTCGAAAAGCATATTGTCGCTGAAGCTGTGGATCTAGTGGAAACATTTCTAAAGATCCAACATTTCAATCCCTCACATGAACTCACGGTGGCAGCGGCTAATATAATCTGCGCTCTGTGTTTCGGGAAGCGCTACGGACATGATGATCTCGAATTCAGGACTCTCTTAGGAAACGTGAATAGGTTTAGCGAAACAGTGGGAGCTGGAAGTCTGGTGGACGTCATGCCTTGGCTGCAAACGTTCCCCAATCCCATAAGAAGCATTTTTCAGAGCTTCAAAGATCTTAATAGTGACTTTTTCTCCTTTGTTAAGGGTAAAGTGGTGGAGCACAGACTAAGCTATGATCCTGAGGTGATTAGAGACATGAGTGATGCGTTTATTGGTGTAATGGATCATGCAGATGAGGAAACGGGTTTGACTGAGGCTCATACTGAAGGCACGGTGTCTGATTTGATTGGTGCAGGTTTGGACACTGTTTCCACTGCGCTTAATTGGATGCTTCTGCTGCTTGTTAAATATCCATCAATTCAGAGCAAACTTCAAGAGCAGATTGATAAGGTTGTGGGTCGTGACAGACTCCCGTCAATAGAAGATAGATGCAATCTGGCCTATCTGGATGCATTCATCTACGAAACCATGCGCTTTACCAGTTTCGTCCCCGTCACCATCCCGCACTCCACCACCTCAGACGTCACCATTGAAGGTCTCCACATCCCCAAAGACACCGTGGTCTTCATCAACCAATGGTCGGTCAACCACGACCCTCAAAAGTGGAGCGATCCGCACATCTTCAACCCGTCCAGATTCCTGGATGAGAACGGAGCTCTGGATAAAGACCTGACCAGCAGCGTGATGATCTTCTCCATTGGGAGGAGGAGATGCATTGGCGATCAAATCGCAAAAGTGGAAGTTTTCCTGATTTCTGCCATTTTGATCCACCAGCTGACTTTCGAGAGCGACCCATCGCAGGACTTGACTTTAAACTGCTCTTATGGTTTAACACTGAAGCCATTCGATTATAAAATCTCTGCCAAACCCAGGGGAAGCATTGTAAATTGAGCATTAATTAATTTGTGCTGTCTAACCCACTGCCTATGATCTACTACACTATGCAGAGTCAGGTATGTGCTTCACATGAAACATAGTAAAAGCATTAAGGTACTGTAGATTATACATATAGTCCACCATGTAGTTAATAATGAAGTGTGAGTGTaactaaatcaaaataaataacctAAATAGAAACAAAATTGGCATCATGAGCAGTTCTTTGAACTTTGAGACAATCATTGTGCATTATGTATTTGTCAAgaccaaaattattcatacctcaggcaaattctgacttaaagttgagctcaaatgtaaaaaaaatctgagaagtATTTGGtcgcactttatattaagtggccttaactaatatgtactaacacaggagttaatagtttgttacaatgtacttattgtgtaaatgcatgtatttactgtgtacttatgcttgattaaatacatgtatgtaattacatctgtagttaacttttgtaactacatttgtaaatacactgttgaccatcccttacaccttaacccacccttaaacctacccacaccaccaaacctgtccataacccaacctctatcccaactcaaaagcaccacaagtgttctcaaatacattataagcacagtaagtacattgaattatttttttgatgtaagtacatagtagttaaggacacttaatataaagtgggaccaaatatttTGCTCTACAATAATGCCTCTTGTACGTCTTCAttttatcttttgggagaagcttGTGTCATTTCCAGTCACACAAAACAACTTGCTTGCAAGTagctttaagtcagaatttgccagggcttattaattaataatttcaggcttgactgtagatgcaaacaaacaaaacacgtTTAAACATTGAAAACCTTTCTATGCATCCAAGGAGTCCAAAAATACTAACTTGTTTTTCTAGAGCAAAAAATACATCTTCAACCCGTCCAGATTCCTGGATAAGAACGGAGCTCTAGATAAACACCTATTCAAACAGCGTGATGATGATCTTCTAAATTTGGAAGGAGATGCATTGGGGATCATATCGAAAAAGTGGAAGTTTTCCTGTCTTTCAAGAGCGACTCAACACAGACTTTACACTGCTCTTATGGTTTAACACTGCCAAACACTGCCAAAGCCAGAGAAGGCATTTTAAATTGAGCATTAATGCATGTGTACTTTAAAACCCACTGCCTATGATCTACTACACTATGCAGAATCAGGTTTGTGCTTCATATGAAACAGTAAAAGCATTGAGGtactctacactctcagaaataaaggtatgagctgtcactggggtggtacctttttaaaaggtacacatttgtacttaaagggtccatattaatacatcaagggtactaaaaagtacaaaagtgttcctcttaaaattattaggaactaatatatacttttgaggtaccaatatgtacgGAACCCCgaaagggacgtagtggaggagaaaaaaattggctgggtgaaaacaaaataaaaaatgggtgggaggaaaatatatatttgtaagtttttgcgttctctcgcaaagttttacGTTCCCTCGCAaatatgttttgcgttccctcgcaaaactgtttctcctcaaacacttcctgttcacttcactcacgttaaccctcccgtttttgccgaaattctcccgtattttaccattctatcccactttctttacattaccgTGCatcgatcgtcgcctttcatatgctacctctgaaccagtgaatgcatgtataagcgctgactgacagaggCGCTTCATACAATaaacttctgttatcaaacaagtgagttTATTGtatgtcagtcagcgcttatacatgcattcgcaGGTTCAGAGGtcgcaaagtgaaaggcgacgatcgacgcacagatttactgtaaagaaagtggggcagaatggtaaaatatgggagaatttcggcaaaaactggagggtttacatgagtatagtgaacaggaagtgtttgtggagaaacagttttgcgagagaatgcaaaacatctttgcaagataacgcaaaactttgcgagggaatgcaaaactttgcgagggaatgcaaaacatctttgcgagggaacgcaaaactttccgagagaatgcaaaaacttagaaatgtttattttcctcccacccatttttttctttcacccattttttttttcacccagccaattttttcccctccactacgtcccttccgagGTTCCgttaatatggaccctttaagtacaaatgtgtaccttttgaaaagttgGCACCCcggtgacagctcatgtacctttactTCTGAGAGTGTACATTACAAATATAGTCCACTATgtagttattattaaaatgtaatatgtaataataacctaaataaaaactaaatggtATCTTCAGCAGTTTACTGTACTTTGAGACAGTCTTTGTGTATTATGTATTTGTTAATCTACAGTTTAACTCTCACTTAAAGTTGtgctcaaatgtaaataaaagctgcgAAATATTGTGTTCTACAATGACTCTTGTCATTTTAAATTGAGCATCAATTCATTTGTGCTGTCTAACCCACTGCCTATGATATACTATATGCAGAATCAACTATGTGCTTCATGTGAAACGTAGTAAAAGAAATTAGGTACTCTAGATTATGAATATAGCCCAATATATACATCATTTTAAAGTGTAACTAAATCAAAATCTCAAATCAGTTTTGAAATGGTTGTATGTTGTTTTGACATAAAGGAGCCTGCTGGATTGTTGACTTCAGGAATTGtgtagttcataaaaaaaatacatgtttactGTAAAGCTGCTCTGAAAACATTCAACTTTTTCCAGGTACATCTTGGTGGACTGGTCTTGTAGAAAAACACCCCAAACGTATATTAATAAACCCCTTCTGTAGGTCTTGTAAATTGCAGGTCTaaatgtatttgctcatttacTTTTCCACTGCAGAGGTGGTGGAGCCTAAATAGCATCTCTTTCTTcacttacacactcacacacatgcgcacacacacacacacacacacacacacacacacacacacacacacacacacaaactttaaaacactgtaaaagcgtctgctaaatgactaaatgtaaatgacaaCTTGAGTCCAAAATATTGTAAAGTATTTCATCAAGATGCAAACGATATTGTAATCTTCCGTTCAttcaaaatacaaatgtaaataatggTCTTatatgctgaaactgtacagtgtctACAAGGTTGCAGGTTCGATTCCCAAGAAGCATTAAAAAAACTGATCAAATGTGTGTCCCTTTAAATAGAAGTGTCTGCCAAACACAAAGTAATCCAcctttttattaaatgcaaataaactgcaGAATCCAGCAATATTTCCTTCAAAATGTCCATGCATGCTTGTTAGGATGCtctattatattaattttttccaGGCAcaccttgcaaaaaaaaaaacacacacataaaaaaaaaactctctggaGTAAATTGGAGCTCTAAACGTATTTGCTAATTTACTTTTCCACTGTAGAGGTGGTGGAGACCAAATCAATCTCTTTATAtgcacacatgcgcgcacacacacaccaactttAACACATTGAAAATGACAACTTCTAAGGAGTCCAAAAATATTGTAAAGTATTTCATCAAGATACAAAAGCTATATAATCTACTGTtcatgaaaattaaaaatgtaaataatggtCTTAtttgctgaaactgtacagtgtctACAAGGTTGCAGGTTCGATTCCCAAGAAACATTGAAAGAACTAATCACATGTGTGTCCCTTTGAAAAGAAGTGTCTGCCAAAAGCATCCATGAAAATGTAAACCCACTTTTTATTCAATGTAAATAAAGTGCAACATTCagcattatttatttgcttaaaaaaatccatgcatcttttctcggttgacctctgtaaaaaaaaaaaagaaaactctggCTAGGTCTTGTAAATTGGAGCtctaaatgtatttactaatTTACTTTTCCACTGCAGAGGTGGTGGagcctaagggtgctttcacacctacacttttgtttcagattgtatctcgtttgcccagttagcgcggttcgtttggcatatgtgaacagggcaatcgcgctctgtttcgcgccaaagtaatcgctccgagatcgcttgaatgaggtggtctcggctcgattgaaacgaaccctggagcggactgattgcagtgagaaagcgatccgatccgagcgcggttatatcacagtgttttatggatatgtaataggcttacatATGAAgagaagagagaattatgagtagggcggaaaGTTTCGCGAATCTCCAgatgcccacaaacgagtgataatcctCCCGgcaatcttgcgtctccctcccggtcctcaaataggcatcgtcgcgcacccttctcacccctccccaccgcgtctctcctcagacacatcgctcGCGCGCACACACCCTCAAACCACCACCTCTGCTTGagcagctgagcgggacgctgcaaaataaaccctgacactctgaccaatgtgaggagagtttactcacacgtgacttgttttagctcttttggtccgattagaaactttgcagtgtgaaagtgaaccgctccaagagcaaagagcaacaatgtaacaattgtaatctctgtttcagaacaactgaatccattcacaggtgtgaaagcaccctaaatagcacctttctcttctttctctatctctctctctctcttacacagaaacacacacacacacacacacacacacacacacaattttataAATTGAAAAACTCCCTTTGGATAAAGTGTCTGccaaatgcatataaatgtcaATGTAAATAAAACGCAATGTTGACTTCATAATCCAGAATTGTGCAGTCCATATCCATACACctttctcttacacacacacacacacacacgtgtgcagGAGCAGAGCTGGTTTGCAGGCCACATGCGCGCGGGGAGTCTCAGAGGGAGTCTTACATTTACACTGGCTAATTGatagcagacacacacacactgctttccTCTGCGCTTCCGGTCCCGACACCGCAGCGCTCTGGAGGGTATCCACAGTACATGCCCCTGATTTACGGCCAACCACACACGCAAGCACACTCACGCGGGACACGTCTTTCTGATAAACCTCCTCGTTTTTACTCCAGGACGCCCCTCTCTGTGGCCTCTACATTCGGCCTCAACACAAATTGTGCCGTCAGATGGTTTCACCTCTGTTTTTACCAGCCCTGACCTCAAGCGCAGATGAGCCCATGTCACGGAATCATGTCTGGCTCGTATTTCAGAAAGGAAAGAGAACTGTTTGATATTTGGGACAATGAGATAATATGatttcatgcaaatgtcaaccatgccatgaaaaaataagttttcaccaaaatagcaacgtgtgtgtgtgtgtgtgtgtgtgtgtgtgtgtgtgtgtgtgtgtgggcttgtATTTTGCAGTACTGTAAAGTCAACAATGTCTCagtcaatgttttcaaataaatatatttgatttgccagagtcacacaagtgccaattgcACGTCCATCTAGACTTGTTGCGATGGTCAATATATTGACTTCTTGCACGACATGAAAACGAGGGTGGTTAATTTTGGAGGGACGATATATTGTCTattatacacttactggccactttattaggtacaccttagtagtacCCGACTCCCTTcagctttcagaactgccttaatcctaggTGGCactgattcaacaaggtactggattttgctccatattgtcatgatagcatcacacagttgctgcagatttgtcggctgcacatccatgatgccaatctcccgttccaccacatcccaaagctgctctattggattgagctctggtgactgtagaggccatttgagtacagtgaactgtaCTCAGTGAACTCGaaattatttaaagggcacctatggtgaacttttcaagctatttggacaaacatatgtgtgtatatagtgtatagaccatcatattggggtgatacaaacacacccagtccttttttttcaattaaacaacataaaaacggtggaccaattagagcggttttcagaccgaccgcaactttacgtaggtgtgcgatccccccgcccaccaaattgattgacagctgcgcgcattaacatgttccggtagtcgcgtgaatatatgtcaacaagaccaggcagacatacgcagagcaaccgggaataaaagctctgttctgttcgctaggatcagcaatcatcatcacatgtgattaatgccgagttcagactgcatgattttcaaactagtcgtgtcacagatgttttcacactgcttgactatctgggctagcgtttcgtcgctgctttgtttacactgcaagatggttcggcgacatggacattcacattgcatgactttactatagggagaatcgccgacaacttcgtccaaactacgtctcacagtcaaaaacacgtcgtatatctttttgttattaactacataatgagaaagaagcctttaatggggtagaacatgtacatgtttgctcacctgggtttaaagggaattagccatttctcctcaacgttgataataaactaatttctttctatatgaaacgtcaaacagacacggttgctcctgagtcctgtcaaacctccactagtttttcctccatttcgtgggtccaaataaaccgaaaaagagcgcttttaacttctcccccagcctcccgctgacctgcagcaggtatacacacacacacacacacgcgcgcgcacacacaagtgaaagctgctctctcattggctgtaggcgatcgctgatgttattttcagtcatgactcaattcacacggcatgatttgaatcgccgacagctccagatattcagcacgccaaatatctcgcaggcatcggcgactcatcggcgattctctcagatcgcgtctttgatcgttcacactgtgtgattgtcactcacgtgcacgagcagcgatttgcctgtgatttcaggcatttgtcggcgatttctcaaaacctgtcggcgagccaaaatcggggctaaaatcacgcagtctgaactaggcataagagtgagtttcacatgtttaaagtgttttaaaacagagcacgtGTATAATGAAGTACAGTGattcacttcagctttacttcatcagcacagccgcatgtcagaacaTTTCTAAAAGAAGACGCTtgaatcccggtttgtggaagttaaatcaggtttattttgtacattaacatcacagatatccacacagcactgaaggttagcctgtatcctgacACATTTGAGGGCAAAAACAGTCCTAAGAACTCTGCCTGCCTGCCTGGCTTTCCAGGCTTTTTTCTCATGCTTTCCATCGTTGCAGATGTGAAATGTTGTTGTGCTGATTTTAAAATCATGTCAgtccgtcatcacagtgcttcagtattactattctttttctattattattccctccagaactttGAGCATCTGTCTGCACTCCCGTCTCACGCCTCCAGAAGCCACCGTGTTCATTGCATTTGGTCttcgtcttctgaggcgcaactcATTTATTAAAGAAGAACAAACACCACATTGGCGAATTTGTTGTTTGTGTCTTTGTGATTTTTGCAGGGCCTGCATGATTGCAGATTGGTGGGGGGGTCATCTCACCTGAGACTTGGCCTGCGTACGataccgcctactactcagtacgtactgcatttgaatttaagcgTACTTCTTAGCCGTTAGAAATGTACGTTCTATAAAGTATGAacatgaaaagtatgaatggaattcggacgtactacatccgccattttgtcatggtcacgtgacctacctgcgtcaattgcgtcgcttcactcccattcatgaattcgctcgcggggcatcatgggatagcgcagcatgcatgggatgcgcactctagaatctcgccggaagtagtaggttatccaggtacttctcgcacactgattttcgaattc from the Danio rerio strain Tuebingen ecotype United States chromosome 17, GRCz12tu, whole genome shotgun sequence genome contains:
- the cyp1c2 gene encoding cytochrome P450 1C2 isoform X1, with translation MAQSDSEFSILKEWSGQIQPALIASFIILCCLEACFWVRNITLKKKRLPGPFAWPLVGNAMQLGQMPHITFSKLAKKYGNVYQIRLGSSDIVVLNGESAIRSALLQHSTEFAGRPNFVSFQYVSGGTSMTFASYSKQWKMHRKIAQSTIRAFSSANSQMKKSFEKHIVAEAVDLVETFLKIQHFNPSHELTVAAANIICALCFGKRYGHDDLEFRTLLGNVNRFSETVGAGSLVDVMPWLQTFPNPIRSIFQSFKDLNSDFFSFVKGKVVEHRLSYDPEVIRDMSDAFIGVMDHADEETGLTEAHTEGTVSDLIGAGLDTVSTALNWMLLLLVKYPSIQSKLQEQIDKVVGRDRLPSIEDRCNLAYLDAFIYETMRFTSFVPVTIPHSTTSDVTIEGLHIPKDTVVFINQWSVNHDPQKWSDPHIFNPSRFLDENGALDKDLTSSVMIFSIGRRRCIGDQIAKVEVFLISAILIHQLTFESDPSQDLTLNCSYGLTLKPFDYKISAKPRGSIVN
- the cyp1c2 gene encoding cytochrome P450 1C2 (The RefSeq protein has 4 substitutions compared to this genomic sequence), whose amino-acid sequence is MQLGQMPHITFSKLAKKYGNVYQIRLGSSDIVVLNGESAIRSALLQHSTEFAGRPNFVSFQYVSGGTSMTFASYSKQWKMHRKIAQSTIRAFSSANSRTKKSFEKHIVAEAVDLVETFLKSQHFNPSHELTVAAANIICALCFGKRYGHDDLEFRTLLGNVNRFSETVGAGSLVDVMPWLQTFPNPIRSIFQSFKDLNNDFFSFVKGKVVEHRLSYDPEVIRDMSDAFIGVMDHADEETGLTEAHTEGTVSDLIGAGLDTVSTALNWMLLLLVKYPSIQSKLQEQIDKVVGRDRLPSIEDRCNLAYLDAFIYETMRFTSFVPVTIPHSTTSDVTIEGLHIPKDTVVFINQWSVNHDPQKWSDPHIFNPSRFLDENGALDKDLTSSVMIFSIGRRRCIGDQIAKVEVFLISAILIHQLTFESDPSQDLTLNCSYGLTLKPFDYKISAKPRGSIVN